A region of Dictyostelium discoideum AX4 chromosome 1 chromosome, whole genome shotgun sequence DNA encodes the following proteins:
- the pslA gene encoding hypothetical protein: protein MGRMKVIPEFSNYKIRTPIPIFKNELEIEKYIKGAISYIYSENTAKKLELKKRNDEIKEILNNKNDHEFVEKKIRAIVIQLGDTNLNDRCYLNYLNLYKQPIEFTHGAIMCEKNKYWVAYYASQSLNLDCLNFIIKHKDQFKGLDKDKRIKPIDPKKKISRDLLIGQPITVQCIKEDDLFKFLTVYFNQNGIEFSDSWFSSIVKLIFKGKVYSSDESEKLSTTTTTTTTPNEKYDKKILGEHTVFINKNRDGHLKFSTIPSLLLKISTLMNTGVINEYKQKNYFLETLYNSFPANKHFFNFNEETIQYITNLLLPHLHPLEFKRFNTIPWIIKSKEFIDFIIQHKDFYHLVPSIHKFTKKHENTNLFSASTINDGEEEDDDDDDNDVDGNDDDNNKEKVDDTSNKKDSIVKFKDDITIYLNVRQRFLQFSNFELANYFHTKLLECQKESENQINSNIQSINKEIESLSTSSTNTASSTRSKASSNSNQLKKKEDLEQQIIELQSLLKNKYFSNKEIYYLSFLRALKDCDISTIESIDKVVSIDSDQNNNKFQILFQKSFLENQPLKNGISPEFYDFKKVGPSSHPDVYAEGEYDEHDEYDDYQGKLDNHIDIKDSKFTKDENSRDQLFNYLKSSGFKSFTPSIFCYLLELLLLINTEKSNQQFQEIFKPISTTTTTSTTTTTTTTNLDNINEKIFKLSSDLLIHLVHIVDFKKFSIILDSVNLNRKLILEMIDNCKNKLSFQKRIYEFHDVRSKDYQYDINGHFSTNIKFSDAKDILKKLIDENLFPTSKDWIFIYHSLYISILQSTGVTLNNLLEVNKIYEEHEINYPSVLPNHSNYILDFNNNNNNNNNNNYYGLLNYQPYNNSGNINNESLKNVVSNFVLFYWFHLLDRKLSKLFVRSFSNSNFNEFSSSRLPCLKNSSICRIRSKRHSNTASQIFKSIYELQNFSLLEKYSTFKSYFPEERSYYYNNPSDPFYHPDGSKDFRVLIEEGEFQLAFNHLQLVATKTVSEFPPLTTSRLFQFITLEDVIELINLTTIKNFDESKDESEQQPLLKMWYGKDVKKCKDWILSCAIAKSRLDIVDLLLVKDIEYSTLPSTIEFLTGYKIIKSLFSPECDNQTLEYFLTFSNGIVLPSIKQYLIKDNIATQTKNDVFRVIRHGIGKFELLRTFIPSLGFSSCLIEKMVENRRFETLQYYMEIGLITNEDLTNQQKDQLKYENDLKHLDWVINLNHKKRVNRNQPTFTPNTNSTTATTATPLLQTRSGRTIIPIKK, encoded by the coding sequence atgggtAGAATGAAAGTAATACcagaattttcaaattataaaattcgtacaccaataccaatattCAAAAATGAATTAGAAATTGAAAAGTATATTAAAGGTGCAATTTCATATATTTATAGTGAAAATACAGCAAagaaattagaattaaagaaaagaaatgatgaaattaaagagattttaaataataaaaacgatcatgaatttgttgaaaagAAAATCAGAGCAATTGTTATTCAATTAGGTGATACAAATCTAAATGATAGATgttatttaaactatttaaatttatataaacaaCCAATAGAATTCACTCATGGTGCAATTATgtgtgaaaaaaataaatattgggTAGCATATTATGCAAgtcaatcattaaatttggaTTGTCTAAATTTCATAATTAAACATAAAGATCAATTCAAAGGTTTAGATAAAGACAAGAGAATAAAACCAATAgaccccaaaaaaaaaatcagtagagatttattaattggtcaACCAATTACAGTTCAATGTATTAAAGaagatgatttatttaaattcttaaCAGTTTATTTCAACCAAAATGGTATTGAATTTAGTGATAGTTGGTTTAGTAGTAtagttaaattaattttcaaaggAAAGGTATATTCATCAGATGAAAGtgaaaaattatcaacaactacaacaacaacaactacccccaatgaaaaatatgataaaaaaattcttGGAGAGCATAcagtttttattaataaaaatagagatggtcatttaaaattttcaaccATTCCATctttacttttaaaaatttcaacttTAATGAATACAGGTGTTATTAATgaatataaacaaaaaaattatttcctAGAGACATTATACAATAGTTTCCCTGcaaataaacatttttttaattttaatgaagaAACAATTCAATATATCACCAATTTATTACTTCCTCATTTACATCCATTAGAGTTTAAAAGATTCAATACAATACCAtggattattaaatcaaaagaatttataGATTTCATTATTCAACATAAGGATTTCTATCATTTAGTTCCATCAATTCATAAATTTACAAAGAAACATGAAAATACAAACTTATTCTCAGCTTCAACAATCAATGAtggtgaagaagaagatgatgatgatgatgataatgatgttgatggtaatgatgatgataataataaagaaaaagttgATGATActagtaataaaaaagattcaatagttaaatttaaagatgatattacaatttatttaaatgttaGACAAAGATTCttacaattttcaaattttgaacttgctaattattttcatacaaaattattagaatgCCAAAAAGAATctgaaaatcaaataaattcaaatattcaatcaataaataaagaaattgaatcattGTCAACATCATCCACCAACACTGCCTCCTCAACTAGATCTAAAGCATCATCAAATagtaatcaattaaagaaaaaagaagatttagaacaacaaattattgaattacaatctctattaaaaaataaatatttttcaaataaagaaatttattatctATCATTTTTAAGAGCTTTAAAAGACTGTGATATTTCAACTATTGAAAGTATTGATAAGGTTGTTTCAATTGATAgtgatcaaaataataataaatttcaaattttatttcaaaaatcatttttagagAATCAACCACTTAAAAATGGAATTTCACCAGAAttttatgattttaaaaaagttggaCCTTCATCCCATCCCGATGTTTATGCTGAAGGTGAATATGATGAACATGATGAATATGACGATTATCAAGGTAAATTAGATAATcatattgatattaaagattcaaaattcactaaagatgaaaattcaagggatcaattatttaattatttaaaatcaagtGGTTTCAAATCTTTTACACCAAGTATATTTTGTTACcttttagaattattattattaataaatactgaaaaatcaaatcaacaatttcaagaaatttttaaaccaatttcaacaacaacaacaacttcaacaactacaacaacaactactacaaatttagataatattaatgaaaaaatatttaaattatcatcagATTTATTAATACATTTAGTTCATAtagttgattttaaaaaattttcaattatattaGATTCAgttaatttaaatagaaaattaattttagaaatgattgataattgtaaaaataaattaagttttcaaaaaagaatttatgaATTTCATGATGTTCGTTCAAAAGATTATCAATATGATATCAATGGTCATTTTAGTACAAATATCAAATTCTCTGATGCTAAAGAcatattaaagaaattgattgatgaaaatttatttccaACTTCAAAGGATTGGATTTTCATTTACCATAGTTTATATATTTCAATCTTACAATCAACTGGTGtaacattaaataatttacttgaagttaataaaatttatgaaGAACATGAAATTAATTATCCAAGTGTATTACCAAATCattcaaattatattttagattttaataataataataataataataataataataattattatggtcttttaaattatcaaccttataataatagtggtaatattaataatgaaagtttaaaaaatgttgtatcaaattttgtattattttattggtttCATTTATTAGATagaaaattatcaaaattatttgttagaTCATTtagtaattcaaattttaatgaattttcaaGTTCAAGATTACCTTGCTTAAAAAATTCATCTATTTGTAGAATTAGATCAAAAAGACACTCAAATACAGCATctcaaatttttaaatcaatttatgaACTTCAAAATTTTAGTTTACTTGAAAAGTATTCTACATTTAAAAGTTATTTCCCAGAGGAAagaagttattattataataatcctTCTGATCCATTTTATCATCCTGATGGGTCAAAAGATTTTAGAGTTTTAATAGAAGAGGGTGAATTTCAATTGGCTTTTAATCATTTACAATTGGTTGCAACAAAAACAGTTTCTGAATTTCCTCCACTTACAACTTCAagattatttcaatttataaCTTTAGAAGATGttattgaattaataaatttaacaaCTATAAAGAATTTTGATGAATCAAAAGATGAATCTGAACAACAACCACTCTTAAAAATGTGGTATGGTAAAGATGttaaaaaatgtaaagaTTGGATATTGTCATGTGCAATTGCAAAATCAAGATTGGATATTGTTGATCTTTTATTAGTAAAAGATATTGAATATTCAACATTACCTTcaacaattgaatttttaacaggttataaaattattaaatctttgTTCTCACCAGAATGTGATAATCAAACTTTGGAATACTTTTTAACATTTTCCAATGGTATCGTTTTACCAAGCATTAAACAGTACTTGATAAAAGATAACATTGCAACTCAAACTAAAAATGATGTTTTTAGAGTAATTAGACATGGTAttggtaaatttgaattattaagaACTTTTATACCATCTTTGGGTTTCTCTAGTTGCCTCATTGAAAAAATGGTTGAAAATAGAAGATTTGAAACACTTCAATATTATATGGAGATTGGATTAATCACAAATGAAGATCTTACAAATCAACAAaaagatcaattaaaatatgaaaatgatttaaaacatttagattgggtaattaatttaaatcacAAAAAAAGAGTTAATAGAAATCAACCAACTTTTACACCCAATACCAATTCCACTACTGCCACTACTGCTACTCCTCTTTTACAAACAAGATCTGGAAGAACAATtataccaataaaaaaataa
- the gppA gene encoding glycoprotein gp100, which produces MKNFILLVFLFLLVSNSLGKSNKKDDQSPEIVKINSNDHLPLYYEIIISGHFSIDKTGLTVTYLGDKIHDFEFIKGQVLNVTGEPQNNPIPTVSINPDQLNDDRFEVSDSSDFSKQTPTPTPTPTSKPTSTPTSTPSQTIPPTVSPTVPPQTTSPTSKPTSTPTPTSTPTPTSTPTPTSQTIPPPTTTPKPTKSSKPTKTPVPTPTPTRPSSSVSKGYDIIKFNITDIEDIEMGKITISYKNGQSSSKHFQPNSIIKSIERTNSVGGVVEFKGSFFYTDDYEPSIKIGNKICETLTSSQTSIRCYLTNGTGCGYTITIDNLLNPIDNNGNSNLTYCYANPIIDKVIGYKDKKLTLITIIGKNFLNNATVIIEKPNGNKRNCSNVLLSTDTLFICELSKSYHTLSSPKTTNTTMLSFINNSPNSTVSNEIIEMISGYFQIKISTKPSTTDDDNNKNNDDGDSEIDSVGKSAVDSSKSNNNSGGGGNKKLYLLIILPTVLFIIVAALVAIFIKTRVSQNSGSKVNKNNNKKDSINVPFQMLDEITT; this is translated from the exons atgaagaattttattctattagtttttttatttttattagtttcaaattcattgggaaaatcaaataaaaaag aTGATCAATCACCAgaaattgttaaaattaattcaaatgacCATTTACCATTATattatgaaattataattagtGGCCATTTTTCTATTGATAAAACTGGATTGACAGTAACATATTTGGGTGATAAAATAcatgattttgaatttataaaaggACAAGTTTTAAATGTTACAGGTGAACCACAAAATAATCCAATTCCAACTGTTTCAATAAATCCAGACcaattaaatgatgataGATTTGAAGTTTCTGATAGTTCtgatttttcaaaacaaacaccaacaccaacaccaacaccaacatcaaaGCCAACttcaacaccaacatcaacaccatcacAAACTATACCACCAACTGTATCACCAACTGTACCACCACAAACTACCTCACCAACATCAAAGCCAACCTCAACACCAACTccaacatcaacaccaactcCAACCTCAACACCAACTCCAACATCACAAActataccaccaccaactaccacaccaaaaccaacaaaatcatcaaaacCAACTAAAACACCAGTACCTACACCAACACCTACTagaccatcatcatcagtttCAAAAGGTTatgatataattaaatttaatataactGATATTGAAGATATTGAAATGGGAAAGATAACAATTTCTTATAAAAATGGACAAAGTTCAAGTAAACATTTTCAACCAAATTCTATAATTAAAAGTATTGAAAGAACAAATagtgttggtggtgttgttgaatttaaaggTAGTTTCTTTTATACTGATGATTATGAACCAAgtattaaaattggtaataaaatttgtGAAACTTTAACATCATCTCAAACTTCAATAAGATGTTATTTAACCAATGGCACCGGTTGTGGATACACTATTACCATTGATAATCTATTAAATCCAATTGACAACAACGGTAATTCAAACCTTACCTATTGCTATGCAAAtccaataattgataaagtaATTGGGTACAAAGATAAAAAACTTACCCTTATAACTATAATTggtaaaaactttttaaataacgCTACtgtaattattgaaaaaccaaatggaaataaaagaaattgttcaaatgttttattatcaacTGACACATTATTCATCTGTGAATTAAGTAAATCATACCATACtttatcatcaccaaaaaCCACCAATACAACAATGCtatcatttataaataattcaccaaattcaacagtttcaaatgaaataattgaaatgatttcaggatatttccaaattaaaatttcaacaaaACCATCAACaactgatgatgataataataaaaataatgatgatgggGATAGTGAAATTGATAGTGTTGGGAAATCTGCAGTAGATTCTTcaaaatctaataataatagtggtggtggtggtaataaaaaattatatttattaataatattaccaaCTGTATTATTCATTATTGTAGCAGCATTAGTTGCAATTTTCATAAAGACAAGAGTATCCCAAAATAGTGGTTCAAAagtaaacaaaaataataataaaaaggatAGTATTAATGTACCATTCCAAATGTTGGATGAAATCACCACATAG